From a region of the Pecten maximus chromosome 18, xPecMax1.1, whole genome shotgun sequence genome:
- the LOC117316457 gene encoding kelch domain-containing protein 9-like, with protein sequence MASGSGTQKVNAKGLPVDWELVTSSGPSLAFHVGCVLGNNLYIHGGMETKDGKQPSDKLFRYNSSSQSWQEIKVEGSPALSHHACVPLAGRYMLLIGGWDGKSRTAKVVAFDAEKQQWLMQDTSGFPGDAGLSSHTATLLSSGEIIIFGREGSLRMQRRHGNSYILSGSVQSGHFTFKEFTNVAASRSGHTSNIVGNKLYVVGGRENNFVEIHDRLRSGESDNQSVTTKLMKIVEKLSPMSKLPGGRKNHVAIGGAGVLFIHGGDTFDGRSRESVGEMFLLTFKPTMQFYKLGDSSVRRCGHICCIIGDKVILHGGLGGKNNCHVYSDTFSLEFK encoded by the exons ATGGCATCGGGATCAGGCACCCAGAAGGTTAATGCCAAGGGGCTGCCAGTGGACTGGGAGCTGGTGACCTCTAGTGGTCCCTCACTGGCATTTCATGTTGGGTGTGTTCTTG GCAACAACTTGTACATACATGGAGGTATGGAGACAAAGGATGGCAAACAGCCATCAGATAAACTCTTTCGTTACAACTCGAGTTCACAATCTTGGCAAGAAATCAAGGTTGAAGGAAGCCCCGCCCTTAGTCACCATGCCTGTGTCCCATTGGCTGGTAGATACATGCTTCTGATTGGAGGATGGGATGGAAAATCAAGGACTGCAAAGGTTGTGGCCTTTGATGCAGAAAAACAACAATGGCTGATGCAGGACACCAGTGGTTTCCCTGGCGATGCCGGACTTAGTTCACACACAGCAACACTTTTGtcttcaggggagataattatatTTGGACGAGAAGGAAGTTTACGTATGCAGCGTCGTCACGGCAATAGTTATATATTAAGCGGAAGTGTACAATCAGGCCATTTTACCTTCAAGGAGTTTACAAATGTTGCTGCTTCAAGATCCGGTCATACTTCAAATATTGTTGGAAATAAACTATATGTGGTTGGAGGGAGAGAAAATAATTTCGTAGAAATTCACGACAGATTAAGAAGTGGAGAAAGTGATAATCAGAGTGTGACCACCAAACTTATGAAAATCGTTGAAAAATTATCCCCGATGTCTAAATTACCTGGTGGTCGAAAAAACCATGTTGCTATTGGTGGTGCCGGAGTACTTTTTATTCATGGAGGCGACACCTTCGATGGTAGAAGTCGTGAATCTGTTGGGGAAATGTTTCTCTTAACTTTTAAACCCACAATGCAATTCTACAAACTTGGGGATAGTTCTGTGAGACGATGTGGTCATATTTGCTGTATCATTGGTGACAAAGTAATCCTGCATGGTGGCTTAGGTGGGAAAAATAACTGTCATGTGTACAGCGACACGTTCAGTCTGGAGTTTAAATAG